Part of the Thermodesulforhabdaceae bacterium genome is shown below.
ATTCTACTCTGGGTTCAAAACCTCTGCGACTGAAGACATCCAGAACATTAAACATCCTGAATGCCCTTCCAGAGACTATCCTATCGTGCAAAAAATCTCCTGCCCATACATGCCCTGGGAACTCCGCCTTAGTTGCCTCAAGAGGCTTTATGGGCTTACAATGCTTTTTAACAGAGACGCTGACAGGTTTTTGAAGATTTGCAGAAATGTAGAGCCTGTAAAGCTTTTTGCGATTTACATTTACGCCTTGTTTTCTGAATTCAGCCCAGATCATTCTGTAACCCCAGGATGGGTGCTTAAAAGCTATGTGTTTTATCCTATCAAGCAATTCACGATCCTTTTCCGTACGTTGTCTATAAAAGGAAGCTCTGGGGATGCCAAACCTTTTACAGAGAACCGATACAGGAATCTTAAATTGTGTATGAGCCTGATGCATAAGTATTTTCAAGTCTTCCTTGCTCAAATGTTTTTTTTAATTATGTCAGTAAGAGCTTGTACTTCGAGCTCTTTCTCAGCAAGGAGTCTTTTAAGTCTTAAGTTTTCCTCTTCAAGGACTTTCAGGCGTTTTGCTTCTGAAGCGGACATGCCTTTGTATTTCTGCCTCCATCGGTATATGGTGTTGGGACTAATTCCATACTTTCTTGCAACGGAAGATACAGGATTGCCAGGAAGATCTGCCTCTGCGATGATCTTGATTATCTGGTCAACCGAAAACTTATTAGGTCTCATATCTTTCGCCTCCTTACAAAATGTTACATAATTGGTGTCTCATTTTTGGGGAGCAGTTCACCTGAAACGTACAAATACACGTTCACGATAAGAAATAATTTTCGAACACCCTTACAAAAAAGATTTGTTAAAATGATATATTTTAAGGAAACATTTTTTATAATTCATTATCGATCATGCCCTTAGCTCCGCAAATGTTATAGTGGTAGTGTTGATGCAAGCATGCAGCAATCGATTAAAAAGTTGGGATTCCCAAAATCTACGATTAGTTTTATAGCAGAACTCTGCGAGGTATCTTCCAAGGTGCTTTGAGCTTACTCCATGATGTACACCTCTAACCCAAGTTCGCCACTTTTTGTGGCGAAAATGGCATTTTTGCCTCTTTTGGGAAGTCTAACTTATTGAAATTATGGATTGGCCAGGGTAGAAATCTTAATG
Proteins encoded:
- a CDS encoding IS3 family transposase — its product is MHQAHTQFKIPVSVLCKRFGIPRASFYRQRTEKDRELLDRIKHIAFKHPSWGYRMIWAEFRKQGVNVNRKKLYRLYISANLQKPVSVSVKKHCKPIKPLEATKAEFPGHVWAGDFLHDRIVSGRAFRMFNVLDVFSRRGFEPRVEYSLPGTAIAEHLDNLCRVYGSPRVFRRDDGPEFRSEEFQKIIKKWRIREEVTPPGQPFNNGHIESYQGTMRDELLEREEFDTLESAQQKIVNWVKSYNTERPHSALRYRTPMEVWNEYYRL
- a CDS encoding transposase → MRPNKFSVDQIIKIIAEADLPGNPVSSVARKYGISPNTIYRWRQKYKGMSASEAKRLKVLEEENLRLKRLLAEKELEVQALTDIIKKNI